From one Triticum urartu cultivar G1812 chromosome 3, Tu2.1, whole genome shotgun sequence genomic stretch:
- the LOC125548134 gene encoding probable carboxylesterase 15 produces the protein MPGDTAPHVVEDLLGIVQILSDGSVVRGDESVLGPKEPFPDVPGVEWKDVLYHAAHGLRVRVYRPASASSVAGGAKLPVLVYFHGGGYCLGSFAQPTFHAFCLRAAAELPAVVLSVQYRLAPEHRLPAAIEDGAAFLSWLRGQAELGAGAEPWLAESADFARTFISGVSAGANLAHHLTVQVATARLPVSPVRVVGYVLLSAFFGGAERTASEADTTTDVSLPVEICEQLWHMSLPVGASRDHPVANPFGPESPSLAPVELPPALVVAPLGDVLRVRVLGYEARLKDMGKDVELVEFEGQQHGFSVLQPFGEAADELMRVLRRFVYQCDTPAVR, from the coding sequence ATGCCCGGCGACACGGCACCGCACGTCGTGGAGGATCTCCTCGGCATCGTCCAGATCCTCAGCGACGGCTCCGTCGTCCGCGGCGACGAGTCCGTCCTCGGCCCAAAGGAGCCGTTCCCGGACGTCCCCGGCGTGGAGTGGAAGGACGTATTGTACCACGCGGCGCACGGCCTTCGCGTCCGCGTCTACAGGCCGGCGTCCGCGTCGTCGGTGGCCGGCGGCGCCAAGCTCCCGGTGCTGGTGTACTTCCACGGCGGCGGCTACTGCCTCGGCTCCTTCGCGCAGCCGACCTTCCACGCGTTCTGCCTCCGCGCCGCCGCGGAGCTCCCGGCCGTCGTGCTGTCCGTGCAGTACCGCCTCGCCCCCGAGCACCGCCTCCCCGCGGCCATCGAGGACGGCGCGGCTTTCCTCTCCTGGCTGCGCGGCCAGGCCGAGCTCGGCGCCGGCGCCGAGCCGTGGCTCGCGGAGTCGGCGGACTTCGCCCGGACCTTCATCTCCGGCGTGTCGGCGGGCGCCAACCTGGCCCACCACCTCACCGTCCAGGTCGCCACGGCGCGGCTCCCGGTCAGCCCCGTGCGCGTCGTCGGGTACGTACTCCTCTCCGCCTTCTTCGGCGGCGCCGAGCGCACGGCGTCGGAGGCCGACACGACGACGGACGTGTCCCTGCCTGTGGAGATATGCGAGCAGCTCTGGCACATGTCGCTTCCGGTCGGGGCGAGCAGGGACCACCCGGTGGCGAATCCGTTCGGGCCGGAGAGCCCCAGCCTCGCGCCGGTGGAGCTCCCGCCGGCTCTTGTGGTGGCGCCGTTGGGCGACGTGCTCCGTGTCCGCGTGCTGGGGTACGAGGCGAGGCTCAAGGACATGGGGAAAGACGTCGAGCTAGTCGAGTTCGAGGGACAGCAGCATGGCTTCTCCGTCCTTCAGCCGTTCGGCGAGGCGGCCGACGAGCTGATGCGAGTCCTCAGGCGGTTCGTGTACCAATGTGACACGCCCGCTGTGCGCTGA